The Bacillaceae bacterium IKA-2 DNA window CGAGTTAGTTGAAAAGACAGAGCTTTGTTCAAATAAAGCGATTTTAAATTGGCTAGAAAAATATGGCCCCCCACTAATTGATCAGCAAAGAATCGAAGTGCCTTTATATATGGGGAAGTGGATAAGTGAAATTAATAATTTTCTTAAACGAGGTTTGTTAGTAACAATTGATTACGGTTTTACAAAAGAAGAATGGACAATGCCAGAGCGGAAAGATGGCAGTCTCCGAGGATATTACAAGCACCAATTAATTAATAATCCACTTGAGCACCCGGCAGAAATGGATTTAACGACCCACATTCACTTAGATGCATATGAAATGATGACTAAAGAAATTCAACTTGAAAAAATAATCGACTTAAAGCAAAATCGGTTTTTGTTAATGATCGGCATTTTTAAATTTTTACAAGAAAACTATGATCCCAATCCATTTTCCGAAAAGAGTAAGCAGAATCGAGGGATCCGAACACTAATTAGCGATAGTGGTATGAGTGTGGCTTTCCATGTCTTTTTACATGGAAAAAAACTATCTAATTGTAGTTCATATCGCTTCTTAACAGAAGACCCGTATAAGTTGTAAAGGTGAAAGTGAAAAGTTGGAAATAAAAAAAAGCTGACAGGGTCAGCTTTTTTTGTCTAGCTCCGAAATAAGTTGGTTAGTTGGAAAGGAAAAGCAAAATCAAAGGATTTTTAATTCTTTTGACCTGCCTAACCAACTAGCTAACTTTACTAAAGAACGCTACCGTCTTCTTATTATACGACCATTATGAATGCTGTATAATAGGTAAATCCAACAAAGAAAAATGTTAGAAAAGCACCAAAAATGTATAAGTACATCCGCTCAGAAAGGTTTAAGTAGCTCAATGCCAAAAATCCTCCAGTAAAACCAAAGAAAATGATTGCAGTAGGATACATTTCACCAACTGTAAATAGAACTGCAAAAATACCTGTCCAGAAAGCTAAAACACGATACATTCGATCCACGCTGTTCCCCTCCTTTTTTTGTAACATATATCGATAACTACGTAAACTCACTACATTTCATTAGTTTATTGTATATTTTACATCAAATATTATTTATATTTATTATATACGATAAAGAAACAAATTGTAAATATTAAGGAAGAATTATTGTTTTGTAGGAACACGAACTATATTCAAGCCCGGTTAACATATTTTCAGTTTTAGATAAGTTGATTTTTCCAAAAAAGAAATCAAAGAACCCATTTATTAATGCTTGGTGCATTTTGCAAATTCCAGTTCGATTAGGAACCAATTCTTTAAAAGTACAGTTATAAACTCGGAAATGGACTTCTTGTGTTTCTTCAATAAAATTTATTTCAGGATTTAAGCCTTGTTGCAAGGCAACGATTTTAATATGAGATAGCTTGTCTTCATTTTCTAGATCGTCTAAGCTCTTATCTATGCCATGCAAATAAGTTTTAGCTGTTTGATAACCGAACTTTCGACCAGTTTCGATTAAAGCTGTTTCGCCTACTTCACCTAAATCTAATAAAGTATCGATGGCAATTTCTGATAACTTTTGATAGTCTCGATAAGGAAATTGTAAGCTAATCAGTTCATCAGAAAGTCGGTAAAAACGACTGGGACGTCCACCTTTGCCAGTTTTTTTCGTTTGAGATATTAACATATTTACATCTTCTAACTTTGTTAAATGGAGACGTGCAACATTAGCATGAATTTCAAATGCATCAGCAATTTCTTGAACAGTTACATCTCTATGCTGTTTGGAAGCGTATTGGTATATAGAAAACCGTGTTGGGTCTGAAAGCACGCCAGTAATTTTTAATGTTTGTTGGTCCAACCTTTTCACTCTCCTTAAATATAAGAATGACCTCATTATATAATAGAAATATTAATAAATATATGGCATTTTCAATATAAGTATCTGGGTAAAGGTAGAAAGCACCATATTATATAAATTTACCAAGCAAACCATATACTATATATTAGGCACTGCAATTTATTAAAAGGCAAGAAAGTAAATCATAATTTCCCGTGTCTGTCTAGCTTCAGGCGCCTTGCGCTTTTCTTGTGACAGCTAAAAAAAAGAATAATTAATTAGGGTTGCCTAATCAATAATTCTTTTCTTAATAAATTTAATAATAATTGAATGGCTGGGATGGCAGGATTTGAACCTACGCATGACGGAGTCAAAGTCCGATGCCTTACCGCTTGGCTACATCCCAACGATGTGACATTTCTTATTATGGAAGTTAACGAAAAAAATATTCATAAAAAAAAGGAAAAAGTTATAAAATGTCGAATTAATTTTTTAGCAAGTGAATTTCATTTAGCAACAGTAAAAATTTTAAAAATATAAGGAAGGTGGTTTTTTATGGCTGATATTGAGTGGAAAAGTAATCAACTCATTTTAAAAGCAGTCCTTTTTAAAGCTTCGGATATTCATATTTTCCCTGCCAAACATTATTCGCAAATTAAATTTCGAATTGATCATCAAATAGTGGTGATTGAAAAAATTTGTAACCGTGATGCCGAAAAACTTATTTCTCATTTTAAATTTCGCTCTAAAATGGATATTGGCGAACGAAGACGTCCACAAAACGGAGCATTAGACATCGCAATTGAAAATAGGCAAATTAATCTACGATTTTCCACCTTACCAACTATCCCGCACGAAAGCTTATCAATCCGGATTTTACCTCAAGATGAAGTCTTTACCCTTAATCAGCTAGCGCTATTTAACAAACATACAGAGATTTTAAAGTCATTAATGGAAAAGGCTCATGGATTGTTGTTAATTTCTGGACCGACAGGATCTGGAAAAACAACAACAATCTATTCCTTACTTTTCAACAGTTTAACAAGAAACAAACGAATTATTTCGATTGAAGACCCTGTTGAAAAACGAACCGACGCTTTTATTCAAATAGAAATAAATGAAAAAGCTGGCTTAACATACGAAGAAGCTTTAAAAGCAGCTTTAAGGCATGACCCAGATATAATTATGATTGGTGAAATCCGTGATGAAAAAACTGCTAAAATAGTAGTGCGGGCAGCGATGACAGGTCATTTAGTAGTTAGCACTCTCCATGCGAAGAATACTTTGAGTTGTATCTCTAGATTAAAGGAATTTGGTATCAGTGAACACGATATTAGAGAAACTGTAATCGGTCTTGTTTCCCAACGATTATTACAATTACAATGTCCTTATTGTGGTGATGAGTGTTCAGTGGTTTGCCGAGTTTACCGTGAAACAAGAAGGTTAGCCGTTTATGAAATAATGGCGGGAAAAGCTTTAGAAGCTCAATTTGATGGTGAGGAAACTGTTTTTTATGAAACACTAGAGCAAGGGATTGCTAAAAGTGTCGCATTGGGGTTCGTTAGTAAAGGCGAATATGAGAGGTGGTTATGCTAATGAAGCAAAAGGGCGGCTGGAGTAATCTTAAAAAAGCAGAATTTTTAATTAGGATAGGTGGACTCCTGAAACAAGGCTACACAATATCAGAATCGATGGAACTGTTTCTAAAATATGAAAAAGAAAGGGTGAAGCCGCTTCTAAACTATTTGTTAAAGGATCTTAAAAAGGGTCAAACATTTAGTGACGCCTTAGCAGTGTTTCAATTACCTTCAAATATTATTAGCTTTGTTTATTTTTCTGAGCAATACGGAAATTTGGCTAAAGGACTGATCGATAGTGGACAACTACTAAAAAAGGAAGAAGAAAATAAACAAAAACTCCAAAAATTAATTAAATATCCAATATTATTAATCTGGATGTTACTTTTCTTTATTATTATCATGTACCAATTTGTATTTCCCCAATTCCAACTTCTCTTCGCCACTATTAACGCCGACCTACCAATAGTAACTAAGGTGTTGCTCCTTTTTATTGAACAATTTTCTGTATCTATTTTAATAATAGTATTTCTCTTAGTTTCAATATTTTTTCTATACTATGCTCTGATTTTTCGTAAAAAAGATATTGTATTCAAGGCGAACACCATTTCAAAAATTCCTTTAGTTGGGAATTATTATCAAACAATGTTGACCTATTTTTTTGCAACAAACCTAAGCTGTTTAATAAAAAGTGGGATGGCCATTTATGGTGCTTTGACCATCTTTAAAGAACGAGAAAAGTTAGGATATATGAGCGAAGCAGCAAAGCGACTTATTTCAAAATTAGAAGAAGGAGAAACGCTTCATGATACTTTATTAGCAGATACTCTTTATCTAGAAGGATTGGCCTATATCGTCGAGCACGGACAATCAAACGGTCGCCTTGATCAAGAGCTTGATTATTATAGTAACTGGCTATTAATTGAGTTTGAGGAGAAATTAATGAAATTAATGATGGTCATTCAGCCAGTGTTATTTCTCATAATTGGATTAATCATCTTGCTTATGTTTGCCTCCTTACTATTACCAATTTTTTCAATTATGAGTGGCCTCTAAGTCAAAAATCAACACTAAACAGTTCCTTTAGAGTGGAGATGAATAGGAAATCAAACATTAGCTTTTGTGAAAGAGTTTTGTAATTTTAGAATGGAGTAATAAAGCTAGTCGAAAAACTAGTATTATAACCTATTTACTATTTTTACAAGACTCTTTTTTTATAGATTTCACTAGTAAAGAGGTACGGTTTATAAAAAATACATAATAATTCATAATTAGCTAACCTCTAACCCTTAAAAGAAGGTATCATAGACTTATTAAATAAAATAGTCATTTATATACCGGTATTTAGGTATTTTTCAGTTAAAAGGGGTGTATTTTTGCTTGAGTATTATTTCTGTTATTCAAAAAACTAAAGTGTTTAGAATTATAGCCCTTTTTTTATTGGCTAGTTTTATAGTTGTTTATTTAGGAAATGGAACTTCATATGTATTTTCATATTTTTATTTTTTACCAATTACATATGCAGCTTGGAAGCTTGGAGCCAAGGGCGGTTTAATCATCGGATTATTATCTGGACTATTGCTAGGACCGATAATGCCTTTAGATGTAACCCAACAGATTGCGCAACCGGTTTATTACTGGATGATGAGGCTATTGTTTTTCTCGGCATATGGTTTTGGAATGGGCTGTTTTTTTATGCAGTTAAAAAATCGATCTGAATATGATAGCTTAATGGGGATCACAAACCGTCATTATTTCTATGAGGTACTAACAACGAGGCACAAGCAGGAAGATGCTGCTAATGTTTCATTTTTTGTTGTCTTAGTTAATATTGATGACTTTAAAAATATTAATGATAGTATCGGTCATACTAATGCTGATTTATTATTAATAGACATAAAATCGCGAATTTTAAATTGTATTAAAGAAATTGATATACTGGCACGTTGGTCAGGTGATGAGTTTGCAATTAAATCATATTGCCGAAATAAGGAACAGTTAACTTCTGTATGTGACAAAATTATTGAATCACTACGTGATCCTTATAAGGTAAAAGATCAACAATTCTTTATTAATGCTAGCGTTGGAGTAAGCTCAATAAGTACAGATCATGGATCAAATGAAATATTGATAAAAGAAGCTGAAACGGCGATGAGATATGTTAAGGATCGTGGAAAGAACGGCTATAAACTTTATAACGAAGAAATGGATCGGAATTCTTTGCAAGAGAAATTGTTAGAGACTAATTTGCATGAAGCATTAAAAGAAGATCAGTTTGAACTCTATTACCAACCGAAAATTATTTGTAAAGGGGGGGCGATATTTGGTGTTGAGGCTTTGATACGTTGGAGAAAACCTGAAGAAGGAATTGTAGCTCCAGGAGTATTTATCCCACTTGCTGAAAAAAAAGGATTAATCATCCCAATTGGTAATTGGGTATTAAAGACAGCGTGTAATCAAATAAAAAAATGGGAACTTGGAGATAACAAGAATATTTGTATTTCTGTAAATGTCTCTACAATACAAATTCAAGAAGATGATTTTGTTAGTAC harbors:
- a CDS encoding SAM-dependent methyltransferase; protein product: MKDYIVDQIRNSKDQMITYADYISMALYTPEEGYYMKNKTKLGPEGDFYTSSGVHAVFGKAFAHFFLDIIEKEKLPSYICEFGGGDGRFARAVIDEWELIAPDKKLLYTIIEMSPYHRDEQKKLLAEKVGFCHLESLQAYEKEFGTNFEGIIFSNELLDAFPVHVIEKQRTDIYEVFVSEVDGELVEKTELCSNKAILNWLEKYGPPLIDQQRIEVPLYMGKWISEINNFLKRGLLVTIDYGFTKEEWTMPERKDGSLRGYYKHQLINNPLEHPAEMDLTTHIHLDAYEMMTKEIQLEKIIDLKQNRFLLMIGIFKFLQENYDPNPFSEKSKQNRGIRTLISDSGMSVAFHVFLHGKKLSNCSSYRFLTEDPYKL
- a CDS encoding DUF2626 family protein, which gives rise to MDRMYRVLAFWTGIFAVLFTVGEMYPTAIIFFGFTGGFLALSYLNLSERMYLYIFGAFLTFFFVGFTYYTAFIMVV
- a CDS encoding transcriptional regulator; translated protein: MKRLDQQTLKITGVLSDPTRFSIYQYASKQHRDVTVQEIADAFEIHANVARLHLTKLEDVNMLISQTKKTGKGGRPSRFYRLSDELISLQFPYRDYQKLSEIAIDTLLDLGEVGETALIETGRKFGYQTAKTYLHGIDKSLDDLENEDKLSHIKIVALQQGLNPEINFIEETQEVHFRVYNCTFKELVPNRTGICKMHQALINGFFDFFFGKINLSKTENMLTGLEYSSCSYKTIILP
- the comGA gene encoding competence type IV pilus ATPase ComGA translates to MADIEWKSNQLILKAVLFKASDIHIFPAKHYSQIKFRIDHQIVVIEKICNRDAEKLISHFKFRSKMDIGERRRPQNGALDIAIENRQINLRFSTLPTIPHESLSIRILPQDEVFTLNQLALFNKHTEILKSLMEKAHGLLLISGPTGSGKTTTIYSLLFNSLTRNKRIISIEDPVEKRTDAFIQIEINEKAGLTYEEALKAALRHDPDIIMIGEIRDEKTAKIVVRAAMTGHLVVSTLHAKNTLSCISRLKEFGISEHDIRETVIGLVSQRLLQLQCPYCGDECSVVCRVYRETRRLAVYEIMAGKALEAQFDGEETVFYETLEQGIAKSVALGFVSKGEYERWLC
- the comGB gene encoding competence type IV pilus assembly protein ComGB, producing the protein MKQKGGWSNLKKAEFLIRIGGLLKQGYTISESMELFLKYEKERVKPLLNYLLKDLKKGQTFSDALAVFQLPSNIISFVYFSEQYGNLAKGLIDSGQLLKKEEENKQKLQKLIKYPILLIWMLLFFIIIMYQFVFPQFQLLFATINADLPIVTKVLLLFIEQFSVSILIIVFLLVSIFFLYYALIFRKKDIVFKANTISKIPLVGNYYQTMLTYFFATNLSCLIKSGMAIYGALTIFKEREKLGYMSEAAKRLISKLEEGETLHDTLLADTLYLEGLAYIVEHGQSNGRLDQELDYYSNWLLIEFEEKLMKLMMVIQPVLFLIIGLIILLMFASLLLPIFSIMSGL
- a CDS encoding bifunctional diguanylate cyclase/phosphodiesterase, with translation MASFIVVYLGNGTSYVFSYFYFLPITYAAWKLGAKGGLIIGLLSGLLLGPIMPLDVTQQIAQPVYYWMMRLLFFSAYGFGMGCFFMQLKNRSEYDSLMGITNRHYFYEVLTTRHKQEDAANVSFFVVLVNIDDFKNINDSIGHTNADLLLIDIKSRILNCIKEIDILARWSGDEFAIKSYCRNKEQLTSVCDKIIESLRDPYKVKDQQFFINASVGVSSISTDHGSNEILIKEAETAMRYVKDRGKNGYKLYNEEMDRNSLQEKLLETNLHEALKEDQFELYYQPKIICKGGAIFGVEALIRWRKPEEGIVAPGVFIPLAEKKGLIIPIGNWVLKTACNQIKKWELGDNKNICISVNVSTIQIQEDDFVSTVATIIEEAKIEPSLIELEITESSIMEDTIGNIIKLNELKEMGIKLSLDDFGKGYSSLNYLKILPIDTLKVDKSFIQNIEYDPKEKVITESIIRMAKALGITVLAEGIENEIQCSLLQELDCDAMQGFYFSKPLSIEMLEKKLKENRIVRKTN